The Phyllopteryx taeniolatus isolate TA_2022b chromosome 13, UOR_Ptae_1.2, whole genome shotgun sequence nucleotide sequence ACAGTGCCAAGTAATAAATATGACAAATCAATgtgcaaaataataaacatgacAAATTCGCATTTAAGAATATGAATCAAAATGGAGGCGCTGGTGCTAAATGACAATGTCAACATCTGACAATTACATAACTAGAAAACTTGCCAGGGgtgggtagaaaaaaaaaaaaaaaaaaaaaagtggaatttgCTTGAGTGATGAGACGAGGTCTGCAAAATGACTAATGTGCGCTACATTAGCAGAAAGAAGTAGCTGAGCAAAACAATCGGGTAAAAAGCCATTTTGGACAATAGCGTTCATTAGTGAGAGTCCCCGTTAATCTGCTAACGCGGCCAAGTGGAGATTTGGAAGCGTTCAAAacgacttttcttttttttccccacagcgTGTGGAACGGGAATGTTCATTTAGTGACGGGAAATTGGTGccgagcgtgtgtgcgtgtactggATTAATATGTTTAAATCCCGCTAATGGCGAGGACAATCACCGTCCTCGGAGGCCGTTTGTAACGCAATGTTATTATTGTGTGCTTAGCATGCCGACTAAACCAAGGAAGGAAGGCAGCAAAGTAGGTAagcgaaggaaggaaggaaggaaggaaggaaggaaggaaggaaggaaggaaggaaggaaggaaggaaggaaggaaggaaggacggaaggaaggaaggaaggatgccGAGATGCCAACAACTAGCATCACCTCTCAGGAACATTCTTCATATGTGTTTAACCACGCTAGCTAGCCAGCCGCAGCTACCTACCCGCACGATTGCCAGACGTGAGGAAGATTGGTGTGTACGAAACAAGGGGGAAGACAataaccagaacacacacccatgacactcaCTGGCAAACTCCAAGCTAACCTAGCGTGCAACATGGCCTCtcgggaatatttttttttacatatctgGAATAGCGGAACACATGGCAAAAgcccgtaacaaaatacggccAAACCAGAAAACGTGGCATCACTGagaatgtacaaaaataaaatcggGTCTGACAGAAAGCAAGCAGCAAgcaaaaaaggaaggaaggaaggaaggaaggaaggcagcaAAGGGAGGATAGAATTAAGGTTGCGAGAATAGAAAGCAAATCTGAGGGAAGGAAGGCgggaaggaaagaaagaggGAAGAAATGAAGGAGGTCAGGAAGTAAggcaggaaaaaagaaaaagaaggatgTAAGTAGGGATGCAAAATAAAGAGCAACACTGTGGGAGGGGAAGAAGGAAGGGAAAATGGAGGCAGAAAGGAAAAGCTGTAACGCCCCCTGTAAATGTAATAAAGTGATTTTACATTCAAAGTACATATGTAACTGTATGCAAAGTTAGTTAAGTATGCTAACCCgtactgttatattgtattggagcaaatacagtataatatagcTGCAACTGCGCAATGtcagcctttgtgtgtgtgtgcgtgcgtgtgtgtgtgtgtgtgtgtgtcctccagGACTTTGCTGTGTCAGCACGTTGCTCTTATGTAATAATTAAGATTCACAAGGAGGACAGGAAGTGTCACGTCAAGTACCAGTAACATCAACTAGAGCTCATTTTAGTCAGCATCAAAAGAGCAACTCGATTTCATTAAGATTGGCTTTtcgagagaagaagaagaagtagtagaagaagaagatccAATGGATTTTACCATAAGGTTAGCGAGCGTTAGCTTGGTATTAACCAATTTTTGGTGAACAAAGGAATTGATCTTCCTCGCAGGGTTGAAAggatgcttttttgtttgtatgttttgtttcaagCTAAGCATACTTAACTTGGTGCTGAGTTTAGCATAATTAGCTATGATCATAGCTTAGCACACTTGCCTCACATTAGCTTAGCAATTTAGCAATTGCAATATTATGACATTTTATGGCATCAAATGTTTGTCTTTCTATTGTCAGATTGGCATAGAGATATAATAATGATCATGAATATGTGGAATATTTTAGGAACATGTgtattattgtatattattGTTGTTCATAATTGGAAATAATTTAGTGcatctaattatatttaataatatacaagctgtattattattattattattattgttgttgttgttgttattactaGTACTACACACTGGTTTGTAAATGTAACCTTGATTTGAGTATACTGTGCAACATTAaagtatgttttcatttttgttattattatgattttatcaATCATGCCATTTTATTACCGGGGCAtgaaattgcatttatttatttttttatttgaacaacaacaacaacaacaaaaaagataaactgtataaaactaatacaaacatacatacataaggCTGAATTGTGTTTATTCATGTTACAACTATCTCTTGtttttaacaacaataaaagctttGAATATATTTAACCTATTCATATCGTTTAATTATTACGATAACAGATTAATGAATAATTACACATTAATAGCGTGAATCTTCAATAAACACGTTTCTACCTCTGAGTCATTTCAAATCACTTTTCAAACGTGAACTTTTATGACGTTAGtcttacattattattattattatgatatgaAATAACACCCATGGCTATctttgctaatgctaatgctattaACAGCTACATCAAGGCACGAACATGAGCAAGGCTTCCCACGGAGAAGATTCCCTGGATGCAGGAGGAGGAATTAGAACAAAAGCGGGGGGCGTCCAAACAAAGAGAGGCTCTCGTCGCCTTCTCCGCCGTCCTACTCTGCATTCCTGCAGCGCGAGCATCCCTGGTGGACAAAAGAGCGAGTGTCCCGAGCGTCGCCAGCCGGGCGGCCTTCGAATATGGCCGGCTCACACTGCGGCGTCATATTCAATGTTCTTAGGAGTTGACACTGTTTCATATTGTTTCCTATATTGACGTCATCgtttacagtggtgcctggaGATACCTgcacaagttgaatttgttccttTACCACGCTTGTAACTTACAAAACTtgaatctcaaatcatctttcccccattcaaatgaatggaaatgctattaatccattccagcgaTACAGTAATGGCACAATGAAATAGATTGTTATaatgtttgtcacactttctccttcaatgcacttgtgctgctcattctggtttgcgcgccttggccacctgggggcagacAGACATACAACTACACAGTACTGGAGCCGCAGCCCTCCCTCTgccagtaatattagtcgttcttcgcggaggataaagaacatatgcctgtgagtattaacATATTGTCTGTCTAGATGTGTTGTACTACCTGTGCATAGATGATAGCGGTTAGCCCGTGTgcctatggcgtttcccattgtatgttatCATTAAGGTAGCAGAGGCTGTCCACACACGTTGTTATAAACACAGAATGTAGAATTCGtgtataattctctttgttttatgtttagtttgacaaactaattttatgtttagtttgacaaacaGTGTtcgtaagtcaaagcaaaaaaaaaaatcatcagttaATCAACGACAGAATCAAGATTCTGTAGCATTAGCACACCGCCACAATTCCGCGTCAAGAAGGCTGATTTAGCGTGTGGGCGAGTAGCCACGTGTGACTTCAAGAAGCTTGGCCGCTTAATAGACTCGCACCTCTGAGGCCCCCCTCGGAGTCCTCCGGGCACAGCAAGAAGTAATGGCGGACATGGATTAGATAAGGAAATAAGAAATCACTGCTTCCGATTAAGACCGAAGACAATCACGAGGGAATCTCATGGcgaaaacgggggggggggggaatcactgCTGAAGCATCGTTTCACCAAGCTAGCCAGGATCTTATGTTAGCACACTAGCTTTAAGGCTTATGTTAGCATACGCATCCGGTGTCGCCCCACACCGCGCGATACAGCCGAACCAGCGGAAAAATATGACGGTTGGCaactcacacccacacactgAGCGGTTCGCTCTATGGATGCCTTTAGCGTAAacagttaaggaagaagcgggttgctACAAAGAGAGGACGTGGGCGAGAATAAAGAGAAGAGTGGGGATATACTGAAAGGCTCAGCTCGCTCCCATTCACTTGAATGGATCCGGCCGGTACGTACATCGCCCGCATACATTTGGGCAACAGAAACTACAaagcttcgctatttcatccacaggcacataGGAAATTATATAgttcattattgttttaaaatacaatacgTGGCTACTTCATTTAGTATATAATGTCTTGGCAGCGGCTCGGAAGCTTAAAATCCAGAATTGTATTTTTAGCatgtgtgaaaatgtatgttcattttgattggctgtaatctgTGAGTTGCTACATCGGGCAAATgagattcaaattttgaatctccgcaaaaaaaaatcttgaatcaCTTTTACATTTGCTTAGCTTATTTTAGCATTCTTAATTTAGCATTCTTATCCTCGAGTTTAGTTAAGAATATATTTCACGTACTTATTTCTTTAGTATACATGGGGAAGTTGTTGAATTACTTTTAAGTAGACTTATAGTTTAGTTTTAAACGACTATTTTAGTGCAgtcattctcaaagtgtggtacgcggGTTCTCTCGAGTGTTACGCGATAGAATCATTGcctgagtacagttcagttgtatttaactttttagtgcaatacatttgcattcaatcagatttttggggtattttcctatatttaaatgcagcgtcaaactgtgcataaagctgcacacaaatggaataaattgtcAATAGAAGTGAGATCAGCCCcaagtgcaaatgtttttaagtccaggtaaaaaaaatatatattttttttttatttttctcatgctttttagagcatttccacttttaaatgatatttcttgcactgcacactgtttttattgtattttttattttctctttgttttaaacgtttttaagctgttttttgttgttgtcgtttgtttgcatgctctccacatgcctgtgtgggttttctccgggttctccggtttcctcccgcattccaaaaacatgcatgctaggttaactgaagactaaatgatcgtaggtgtgaatggttgtttgtctatatgtaccctgcgattggctggcgaccagttcagggtgtgtgcCCATAAcactcttgcccaaagtcaggtgggataggctccagcacacctgagacattagtgaggataagtggtgcagagaatggatagatggatacagtatcatgagggggaaaaatggaGACTACCAGGTGGGAAACAGTGGGGTCGTCTATCATTGCATCACATTGCAAACAATTGTGTTGGATTGATGGCTGCAAGtgcacctaatgaagtgtcctatTTTCATATAGGATGTATTCTGTTGgcataaatgtaaatgtgtttgtttgatcCACATTATATATCAAATGAAATCAAAGGTTGCTTTCTATTATATTAACTCTAAggtggggcgggggcgggggcatTTCGGTGTGTAGCATCCCTCCCAGTTGCATGCAATCCTCCATCTCAAACGACCCATCAGGCGGCCCATGAGCCCCCCAGTCCTGGGCCCGGGAACCCGCCGCAGAAGCCCGGCGTGGCAATGGTGCTGCGTGGGTTAAAGTTTTTCAAACGGCGCCGCATGCCGTGGGGTGCCGCGGCGGGCTTACCTCGGGACGCAGTTCGGTGACGAGCCGTCGATCTCCCACGTTGCGAACAGATTCATCGGCACCGGTCTGTTGAGAGCCCCGCTGCCAGGGAAGCTCAGCCGGCCACTTCTCTCCGCCATGGTGCCCGGGTCGGGAGTGTTCGTGCACACCGGCTTAAGTGTTGGATGTGAGTCCGGGAAAAGAGAGGCGTCCCTCGGTCACGCTAGTGCGACGGTCGAGGGCGAGCCTCCTTCTTTCTCTCGGTCGCAGCTCGTCGTCGCTGGCCGGCCAGGTCGTCTCGGCTTCAGGTGCGGTGCCGGTGTGGTGGATTGTGGAGGGCGGGGGAGCCGAGCCCGAGGCGCAGATGAGCGAGTGACCGCTGCGCCGGGCTTGTTGTGCCCACACCACGCCGCTCCTCGTCCCGCCTATGAGGGCCGATTAGTGGCGCACAGGCAGAGGGGAGGGGCGGAGCTGGAacccttttaaaaatatatgatatttttataaatatatttttttaaaatctagaaTAAAATCGGAAAATGTGACATTATATGTTTTAcatgtttatcttttttttaaggggACAAAGGGGAGGAACTGCACACATACAGAAGGCATCTTAAAAGTCTATATGAATTGATTTTTCACCCAATCTATGTGATTTAGGGATTTTAAAGAGAATTTATAACGATTCTTACTCATCGCATAATTTGAAGGTATTAGTTTGTATTCTTTAATCGCACCAGACACATGGACATTTAAGTCTACTGAAGCAAATGATTGTTCTCCAAATCTTAATTGTTGATTTAAGGACTTttaagacgttttttttttttttttttttttttcctttttgattTCAATCATGTGCGAATGGAAGGCAACTTCAGgatcaattaaaacaaatggtGATTTTCACCCAATATTCAGTATATCGTTGGTtgtatgatttttaaaacattaatgtattatttcatCAATTTTTATTCTTAAATCATCGCACCAGACACGTGGACATTTTAAAGTTGgctgaaatgcttttccaccaATCTACTTGATTTAAGGACGTTTAAGagcaaaatatatatgaaataagCATTCCTCTCCGTGTTTGTCCCTGGGCGACATTTGACCCACATTCACTTGTTTGCGCTTACCTGGTTGATAACTCATTGAGCTCAGGTTACTCTgcacaaaagggaaaaaaaaggtccacTTGTATTTGCCTTGCAGTTTGTATCCTAACAAACATTAAAATCCACCATTTTATTCAACTACtgaacaatgaaaatttatatTCAGGCAGTTCTCAAACACCGAGATTACGTTGCACCGCCCCCAAGTGTAGGTCAGAAGTACTAGAATAACCCCAAAAAGATtttgatgaattaaaaaaacttgTTCTTTAGATAGATTTGGTCGCTTCTGGAGTCAGTGTTCCGCATCACGGCTACCAGGGAGTGTAACGTGGACTTTTAAAGGACTAACACAAGCTCATGGAGTCATTTTATCTCTAaagtaatcattaaaaaaacagactgctcatattttatcttttaaaaattAGCTTAAGCCCAACAGTAtgaaaagttaaaagttaatttTACCTCGGACATTGAAGGCATtgtaaataatttataaaaaaaaattggcaaaatgAATGAGACAAACTGTTTGTGAAAAGTTTATTTAGTCATCCCACAAATTTGTCAcaaggcacacaaaaaaaaaaacaaaaaaaaaaacaaacaaaagccattAGTTGTTTCGCCATCACAAGAATGAGCGAgcttttatttcaaatgaacaaaatggCTGATTGGGAGTCCGGTGTGTAACAACACCCTGATACGTTACACAGTCCAACCAAAGGCATCTTGTTTGTAggtgcactgaaaaaaagtactAGATCTGCGCATGTACAGCAGTGGCACAATTACAATGTGGTAAACGGATGCAATTTTCCcccactttgaaaaaaaaaaaaacagtataacattttaattttaatcatgtgcaaccgatgtacatgttcgaaTGAAGTACATTCACAggactttttctttcttcagtgTGAAAGCAGTGAATGCAACAAGTCATCTCGGAGGTCTGCGGCCGCAATGAAATTATGCTCGCTCCCCCTCTGATGCAAACACTATGGAATTAGTTTTAAACCAAACAAAGCAGTACAAATACATAATAGATGGTGGGGATCGAGACTTTCCTGTGGAAGCACGTTGAAACtaagaatgacaaaaataaaaaggataaACAAGCCAACCCTTCATGGAGTTTACCAACCACAAATCACATACACGACTTTTTTCCTCAGTGTTTGCTCTCTGCGGAGGCCGAGCGGGAGCGCGAGCGGGACCTGGAGCGGGAGCGCGACTGGTTGTTCTGAGCCGGGGGTGGCGAACGGGAGCGGGAGTGCAGGGAGCGGGAGCGGGACTTGGAGCGGGACTTGGACCGGGATGGGGAGCGGTCGCCGGCTTTGGGGCCACCGCCGCCAACCGCCTTCTTTTCCGGGGTGCGGCTGGGCGTGCGAGAGCGGCTGCGGCTCCTGGAGCGGTTGCGGCTGCGGGAGCGACTGCGCGAGTAGCTGCGGCTGCGGGAACGGGAGCGAGAGCGGCTCCGGCTGTGGCTGGAGGGGCGAAAAGGAGaccaaaagattttaaaaaatatatatgtctATTTTCCTACTTTAGTTTCAAGCATTAATTTGACACCCTAAACCCATGAAACCCTTTTGGACACGTGGTGATTTCCTTCACCGACAGCGACAATATCTCATGTACAATTTTTTGGCCTGAtacaaacataacattttagTGTGCTGCTCCTGTCACAACCTGAGTTTGTCTAAGGCGAACCACTAATTAAGACTCCTACTATATCGTCGACTCACCCTCGGCTGTCCTCGAAGATCTTAATCTTGCGTCCGTTCAGCTCTGTGCCGTCCAGCTTGGAGATGGCGTTCTTCATATCGCTTCGGGATGCGAACTCAACGACCCTGCGGCCAAACCCCGACAGAGAGATGAGTCAACTTGCGTTTGACGGagcagaaaataaacaaatacgaCACTCAATAGCTCACCCTTCGTTTTTGTTGGGCCTGTGTGCGTCAACAAAGGTCACCTCTCCGGCTTTTCTCATCAGGTCTTTGAGGTCCTGCGTGAGAGCACGAGTTAGAACAAGAGCGCCGCAAGGCGGCCCCTCAGGAACCTGAGTTTTGTTCACACCTGGAGGGGAGAGACACGAGCATAGCAACACAAGCAACATACACACTCGCTGGCTAGTCTAGTGTGTAGACTGTCATGCTAATTGTGTTCAGAACTAAACAAATGTACGTGTCGCTACTTTTGAAATAGAAATTTCCCTATACAAACGACTGTTTTCCACTGCATGGTACCTTCTCGACACGCTGGGAAGAAAGCTAATATTGCAAGTAAATTGATCGATGGGTGGGCAAAATGGCCGACACACCACAGCTGGTTGCTCACTGGATGAGCAGATTTGTCCAATTGTGACTTTTGAGGAAAAACAGGAAGGAACACACAAACAATATGCTAAGTTTCTAACACTGCGTTGGTGCTGCAGTATGTCCGTTTTGCCCTTAGTTGCTTTTCGGGTAAAAACGTGTCTCCTTACCGTGAATGACAGCACATTCCGGACAATACAGAAAAGAGTGGTTCTCCGCTGTGCGTGTGGTGTTGATTCTGCAGTTCCCCAAGTCGGTACTTTGCAGTGGAAAACGGGCTGTGTGACTTTTTGGGTGCAAAAAATATGGggctggaattaaaaaaaaaattaaactgcgctgtttaaaaaatgaaaaagaaaaaacaaaaaaagacactttaaGTGCCTCATTATCGCCATTAGCTTTAGCCATTGAAGATTGATTAACACTAGTTAGATATTTGTATTGTAGAATTTGGCCTGTCATGTAGTGCGGAAAAGCATTTCTATAGTGCAGAGGTGGGCAAAGTATCCATACTTTCATCTGGCCCACCACGCATTTTCATCATCAAGCGTAATGTAATTGCCGCTGCATCCCTTTATCATTTTCCCCCTGTAAAATCAGTTAAAACATTTATTCGTATAGCTCAGTACATAATTGTTTAATTGATCTATtgtaaataaatcagaaaaatagacaattttacatatttaattgCGGTGTAACAATACACAATTTTCGATAGTGGTGTATTCGGTAAGCACTAGACTGAGCAATACTTTATAGTTGACAAAGGCATCAAAAACGTCAAATGTAACAATTTTGCAAATCCATCAAATattctgtattaaatattttctATGCTTCCGCGCAAATGTGGTGTAAATCGGTCGATGCGCGTGCACATTTTCTTAACCCTTCGCTGGCCTGCTCTTCTTCTTGGCTCATATTTTCTGTCACTTCCAACTGCTAATTTCATGAATgttatcaactacaaatgcctaGCCTGTgctatatttaataatatttagTAAGTTTATGACACACTAATTAGGTAATTCTCTAATTTTTCTTCTGTAATTTTACGTAGTTAAAaggcatgaaaatgtattttggaagCATCGAACCATGACATGAAAGTATCGAACAAAATAGTGAATTTTCTGTATCATTGCACTcccaatatttaacatttaatttcatttggttAATTGAAATTCAACGAGAATACAGGGGTCACCGTATTAAAATtttccttacattttttttttaaatttaaataccCCTTCTACAAATCGCTTGACTCACCCATCGTTTTTAAGAagcaaatgtggcccttgagcacaaatgtttgcccacccctgacaGTGGTTTGTGCGTCCATTGTAAGAGTTTGTGTCATTGGTAACATGAATGCCCcgctacaaaaacacaaatcacaTGAGTTGTAATGCTACTTACCGTGTCCATTACCAGGAAGACATTAGCATAGCGCCACGTGTCCAAATAGCAAATGGGAACCAATGCAGTGTTAAGCCCTCGAGAAACGACCTCGACCTCCAGGCCTCCACAAGTACGGAACCACCAGAGAGCAAGTAGTAGCAGTGGGAGACGAGGGGGCACTCAACACCCCGTCACAGCAACAGAAAAAGACCCCAAAGAGGgcggcgggcgggcggggggTGGCCCTCCCCCAGATTTGAGAGGGCGTTACAGCAGTCGGGGATGCCAGCCCACAGAACCTCCAGACCGGCTTACGGACCTCCTAAGGCTACCGTATCCTGCGCTAGACCACTTTCGCCCGCTACCGGGGCCCAGCCAAGACTTTAGACCGGCGGCAACTGCGTGTAAGGAGAGGCACCAAATGGACACTATTCAGAACACAACCAGGAGAGAGGGCGCTGCAAACTTGTGAGCCCTCCGTGGAGGGTGTGCGTTGGCCACTTTTGACACAAGGCAACCATACAAGGCTGTTTTATTATACTAGCCATCAACAGCAGTTAGCTGCTGTTTTTCTGTTGCTCActctgggagaaaaaaacaaacaaaaaaaactgcattgttGGCCAATTCGCTAATGGGACCCACATTGTCTTGGGCCCCGTTGCTAAAATGTTGCAtcaatttgggaaaaaaaaacaagctactTGTATAAAAGCTAAGACTACTTATCAATGGCGTATTTGGAATAGAAACAAAGGCCGAGAACAGTCTTACCTGCCAGCTGATGCGCGACGACAGGTTCTCTACTATCAGCCGGTGGTCCGTGCGCACCGGGGGTCCGTACCTGCGCAAACACACGACCGCACCATAACAAAAGTGAGCTAGGCAGAAACCACATGTAGTAGCAAGACTAGCAGTTCGGCCAGCGGTTGCTTTGAAGGAACGCACGACAGACCACGGTGGCATCTTATAGGTAACGCCAGACTGTTGTAAGTGGTTAAAGTTGAACTTGGACAAAGCAACACCCCTCATGACCATGAACGCGCATGAGACACACATTGTACAAACATTTAGCCTTAGTCTCTGATAGGATGTTCCTGTCACAGTGGGAcaggtttgaaaacaaaattcaatTAGAGGCATAACATGGGGCCCGGAGAGGAATGACGCCAAAAGtttaattgtaataatattaaaaagatGGCTTCCTAATTCAGGGCATATAAATGGAATATTGTGTTCAACCATAGAGATGCTAGTGTAAATGATTCCTGGAGGCCATTTAGTACCTGGAACCACTACTGCGCGATTGCCGATAGCCACTAAAGCCTCCCATTCTggagccgccgccgccaccgccaccgccacctcctccaccgccgccgccgccgccaccaccgCCCCTTCCTCTCCTGGAGCGAGCATGCTCGATAGTGACCCTGCAACAACGATGGGGACGGCAAGCCCTTGTGAGTTGCAGATAAAACAAAACCGCATGTGAACTTTGGACCGTAGAGAGCTCACCTTTCACTGCAGAGTTCTTTGCCATTTAATTCGTACACTGCGTCATCAGCGTCCCTGTGATCGTCAAActcctggaaaaaaacaaaaggtttcattagatttattttttttttttacaaaaattggATTTTAAGAGATTTTTCCCACTTGTCTTAAATTAAAAAGCAAATGGCAATTACATTATTCtaaacattttcttgttttttctttttcttctgggatttgctttttTCCTGAGACCTAACAAGCTTTTGGAAAGTTTCACCCCAATGCAGCTTATATCAACTTCCAcagactattatttttttattttacagattATGACTGTCTCCTCTTggaaaaatcattaaaaaaaaataataaaaataagcaatTGTCTCCACTTTTCGTCCACACCTTTCTCTGTGTGACATGCGCGCACTCAAGgtcga carries:
- the srsf5a gene encoding serine and arginine rich splicing factor 5a, with translation MSGSRVFIGRLSPHARERDVEKFFKGFGRIREINLKNGFGFVEFDDHRDADDAVYELNGKELCSERVTIEHARSRRGRGGGGGGGGGGGGGGGGGGGGSRMGGFSGYRQSRSSGSRYGPPVRTDHRLIVENLSSRISWQDLKDLMRKAGEVTFVDAHRPNKNEGVVEFASRSDMKNAISKLDGTELNGRKIKIFEDSRGHSRSRSRSRSRSRSYSRSRSRSRNRSRSRSRSRTPSRTPEKKAVGGGGPKAGDRSPSRSKSRSKSRSRSLHSRSRSPPPAQNNQSRSRSRSRSRSRSASAESKH